In Phormidium yuhuli AB48, one genomic interval encodes:
- a CDS encoding TolB family protein: MKDVNPVGIDKITLIRGLKRLRFALYISLLTALSSCAAYPRLLNSPVDPGGRGLNSLAADLSPSISDRYIVFVSEREQRQDIYLYDRQSQRTIALPGLNSLDTIAESPGISADGRYIVFAGNRRGRSGIFIYDRETRQLRNLTENLDATVRNPSISANGSTVAFEANLNGQWDILVYNRNGQPLDLPTPVR; the protein is encoded by the coding sequence ATGAAGGATGTTAACCCAGTTGGGATTGATAAAATTACCCTTATAAGGGGGTTAAAACGATTACGTTTTGCCCTCTATATCTCCCTATTGACCGCCCTAAGTAGCTGTGCTGCCTACCCCCGGTTACTCAATAGTCCCGTCGATCCTGGGGGACGAGGCTTGAACTCCCTCGCTGCCGACTTATCCCCGTCGATTTCCGATCGTTACATCGTCTTCGTCTCCGAGCGAGAACAACGACAGGACATCTATCTCTACGACCGGCAAAGCCAACGAACCATCGCCCTCCCCGGGCTGAATTCCCTAGACACCATTGCCGAGAGTCCCGGGATATCCGCCGATGGTCGCTATATCGTTTTTGCCGGAAACCGTCGGGGTCGCTCAGGAATCTTTATTTATGACCGAGAAACCCGGCAATTGCGTAACCTGACCGAAAATCTCGACGCAACTGTCCGTAATCCCAGTATTAGTGCCAATGGTAGCACTGTCGCCTTTGAAGCTAATCTTAATGGCCAGTGGGATATTCTGGTCTATAACCGTAACGGACAACCTCTGGACTTACCCACTCCCGTCCGTTGA
- a CDS encoding DVUA0089 family protein produces the protein MSPFWFRYGISSLLTAGLLTGVVAPIPQLAPRGAIAQNQDEQTNIRVYDQASPAVVAIIAGNSSGSGSIITPDGLILTNAHVVQEAAGRSVRVRLSNGQEYTADILGYDPAGQDLAALRIRNASNLPTIQIARPESVRVGQRAFAIGSPFGLETTFTVGIISRIDPRDGTIQTDAAINPGNSGGPLLNSDGQMVGVNTAIFTVGREGGNIGIGFAIPITDVRPFLTAIDQGRGADTARAGSRLPGAQPPQAVQLDGAPIRGQLGSDSNMLPVDNSYFNAYSFEGRAGQTVVLNMTSNEFDAYLILLDSNGNSIAQDDDGGAGTDARIVSQLPANDTYIVLANSFRGGESGRYELTLTSQAGQQSRPQTSILLDEQGVLRTGDPMLPDDGSLYHEYQFEGRAGQLVTINLESSEFDTYLFLFDNQDNLIDQNDDINPGNTNSRLMLRLPYTGTYFVIVNSYDNTGRGRYRLTVEEN, from the coding sequence ATGAGTCCTTTTTGGTTCCGCTATGGTATTTCCAGTCTTCTGACTGCCGGACTGCTAACAGGAGTAGTAGCTCCCATTCCACAACTGGCTCCCCGAGGGGCGATCGCCCAAAACCAGGATGAACAGACCAACATCCGGGTTTACGACCAAGCCAGTCCCGCCGTCGTCGCCATCATCGCCGGCAACTCCAGCGGTAGCGGCAGCATTATCACCCCAGACGGTCTTATTCTCACCAACGCTCATGTCGTTCAAGAAGCCGCCGGCCGTTCCGTCCGAGTTCGACTCTCCAACGGACAGGAATATACCGCCGATATCTTAGGGTATGACCCCGCCGGCCAAGACCTGGCCGCCTTACGAATTCGTAACGCCAGTAACCTTCCCACAATTCAAATTGCCCGCCCCGAGTCCGTACGTGTCGGTCAACGGGCCTTTGCCATTGGCAGTCCCTTTGGCCTCGAAACCACCTTCACCGTTGGCATTATTAGTCGGATTGACCCTCGGGATGGAACCATCCAAACTGATGCCGCTATCAACCCCGGTAACTCCGGCGGTCCTCTACTCAACTCCGATGGGCAAATGGTGGGAGTCAACACGGCTATCTTCACCGTTGGCCGGGAAGGGGGCAACATTGGTATCGGCTTCGCCATTCCCATCACCGATGTCCGACCCTTTCTCACCGCCATTGACCAAGGACGGGGAGCCGATACCGCCCGGGCCGGAAGTCGTCTTCCTGGCGCACAACCGCCCCAAGCTGTTCAACTTGATGGAGCCCCCATTCGCGGCCAGTTAGGGTCCGACTCGAATATGTTACCCGTTGATAACAGCTACTTCAACGCCTATAGCTTTGAAGGGCGGGCCGGACAAACTGTTGTCTTGAACATGACCTCGAATGAGTTTGACGCCTATCTAATTCTCCTGGATTCCAACGGCAATTCTATCGCCCAAGATGACGATGGGGGAGCCGGAACCGATGCTCGCATTGTTAGCCAACTTCCCGCTAACGATACCTATATTGTCTTGGCTAACTCCTTCCGGGGCGGAGAATCGGGTCGCTATGAACTGACCCTCACCAGCCAAGCTGGGCAACAAAGCCGGCCTCAGACGAGCATACTTCTCGATGAACAAGGGGTATTACGCACTGGTGACCCCATGCTCCCCGACGATGGTAGCCTCTATCATGAATATCAATTTGAAGGACGAGCGGGACAATTGGTTACCATTAACCTGGAAAGCTCCGAGTTTGATACCTATCTTTTTCTCTTTGACAACCAGGATAATCTCATTGACCAAAATGACGATATTAACCCCGGGAATACGAATTCTCGACTAATGTTACGGTTGCCCTATACGGGGACCTACTTCGTGATTGTCAATAGTTATGACAACACCGGACGGGGACGTTATCGCTTAACCGTTGAGGAAAACTAA
- a CDS encoding chlorophyll a/b-binding protein: MSDEQQTPQSAPQSEPDSQAESTETPSFGWNLYSEKINGRFAMIGFVALLVLEAVTGQTFLSWMGLL; encoded by the coding sequence ATGTCAGACGAACAACAAACCCCCCAATCTGCACCTCAGTCTGAGCCAGACTCTCAGGCTGAATCCACCGAGACCCCCAGTTTTGGTTGGAACCTCTATTCAGAGAAAATCAATGGTCGCTTTGCCATGATTGGTTTTGTGGCCCTACTGGTTCTCGAAGCGGTGACGGGCCAAACCTTTCTCAGTTGGATGGGGTTGCTCTAA
- a CDS encoding MgtC/SapB family protein, whose protein sequence is MEWTEFTIRLCVAFFLGSAIGLERQWRQRMAGLRTNTLVATGASLFVMLSVLTPDEASPTRIAAQVVSGIGFLAGGVILREGLTVRGLNTAATIWCAAAIGALAGSGYLSQAFVGSLAVLASNLVLRPLGYRINQEPLKGSEIELCYSCSLVCMEQDEARVRALLLQSLSLGQMKLRSLHSEDIENSRGRVEVEAELVTQSREDELLERAISRISLEPGVIAASWRVTEQEFG, encoded by the coding sequence ATGGAATGGACCGAATTCACAATTCGCCTTTGTGTGGCTTTTTTCTTGGGATCTGCCATTGGCTTGGAACGACAATGGCGGCAACGGATGGCGGGCCTGCGCACCAATACCCTCGTGGCGACGGGCGCCTCCTTGTTTGTGATGCTCTCAGTTCTCACCCCCGATGAAGCGAGTCCCACTCGGATTGCGGCTCAAGTGGTGTCCGGGATTGGTTTCTTAGCTGGGGGGGTGATTCTGCGGGAAGGTCTAACGGTTCGCGGTTTAAATACCGCTGCGACAATTTGGTGTGCGGCGGCGATTGGGGCCTTGGCGGGGTCAGGCTATTTGAGCCAGGCCTTTGTCGGGTCTTTGGCGGTGTTAGCCTCAAATTTGGTGTTGCGTCCCCTGGGGTATCGCATTAATCAAGAACCTCTCAAAGGGAGTGAGATTGAACTGTGCTACAGTTGCTCTCTGGTTTGTATGGAACAAGACGAAGCGCGGGTGCGAGCCTTGTTGCTGCAATCCTTGAGTTTGGGACAGATGAAATTGCGATCGCTCCATAGTGAAGATATTGAGAATAGCCGAGGCCGGGTGGAAGTCGAGGCGGAACTGGTGACCCAAAGCCGCGAGGATGAACTACTCGAACGGGCGATTAGTCGGATTAGCTTAGAACCGGGCGTCATTGCTGCCAGTTGGCGCGTTACGGAACAGGAGTTCGGCTAA
- the tatC gene encoding twin-arginine translocase subunit TatC: MTSPPETPQIAPNPPEQENRYLDEAPFEVEMSIFDHLEELRQRIFYSLIAVFIAVIGCFLTVKPIVRLLEAPANGVEFIQIRPGEFFFVSIEVAGYSGLLLATPFILYQVVRFVLPGLTRREQKLIAPVVLGSSVLFLAGLVFAYVALIPAALKFFVNFGDGVVAQQWSIDEYFKTILLLLFSTGIAFQVPVLQAILGALGIVSSKQMLSGWRYVILTAAVLGAVLTPSTDPLTQSLLGGAVAMLYFSGIGLVKAMGK; the protein is encoded by the coding sequence ATGACGTCGCCACCGGAAACACCCCAAATCGCCCCCAACCCCCCCGAACAAGAGAATCGCTATCTCGATGAAGCGCCCTTTGAGGTGGAGATGTCTATCTTCGACCACCTCGAAGAACTACGACAGCGGATTTTCTATTCCCTGATTGCCGTCTTCATTGCCGTCATTGGCTGTTTCCTGACCGTGAAGCCCATTGTGCGGCTCTTGGAAGCCCCCGCCAATGGAGTTGAGTTTATCCAGATTCGACCCGGCGAGTTTTTCTTTGTCTCCATTGAGGTGGCCGGTTACAGTGGCCTACTCCTGGCCACGCCCTTTATCCTCTATCAAGTTGTCCGCTTTGTGCTGCCGGGCCTGACGCGCCGGGAACAGAAACTGATTGCTCCTGTGGTTCTCGGGTCGAGTGTGCTGTTCTTAGCCGGGTTAGTCTTCGCCTACGTGGCGCTCATTCCGGCGGCGCTGAAGTTCTTTGTCAACTTCGGCGACGGGGTCGTAGCTCAGCAATGGTCCATTGACGAGTATTTCAAAACGATTCTGCTGCTGCTGTTTAGTACGGGAATTGCCTTTCAAGTTCCCGTATTGCAGGCGATTCTCGGCGCCTTGGGGATTGTCTCCTCCAAACAAATGCTCTCAGGCTGGCGCTATGTGATTCTGACGGCGGCTGTTTTGGGAGCTGTCTTAACCCCCTCCACAGACCCCCTGACTCAAAGTTTACTCGGCGGGGCCGTGGCGATGCTGTACTTTAGTGGTATTGGTTTGGTCAAGGCAATGGGGAAATAG
- the cysE gene encoding serine O-acetyltransferase, which yields MLRSLVADFRIIFERDPAARNWVEVLFCYPGLQALVFHRFANWLHHVGIPFFPRLISHIARFITGIEIHPGATIGQGVFIDHGMGVVIGETAILGDGCLIYQGVTLGGTGKETGKRHPTLGEGVVVGAGAKVLGNLQIGHNVRIGAGSVVLRDVPSDCTVVGVPGRVVYRSGVRVNPLEHGQLPDSEAQVIRTLVDRIQALEKHVEMLEQQGRFAYQQLEKVGAVAAPNCDLSEHTIQEFLDGAGI from the coding sequence GTGCTACGATCGCTCGTTGCCGATTTTCGCATCATCTTTGAGCGCGACCCCGCCGCCCGCAACTGGGTTGAGGTGCTATTCTGCTACCCCGGTTTGCAAGCACTGGTGTTTCACCGCTTCGCCAACTGGCTGCACCACGTGGGGATTCCCTTTTTCCCCCGTCTGATTTCCCATATTGCTCGCTTCATTACCGGAATTGAGATTCACCCAGGCGCCACCATCGGCCAGGGAGTCTTCATTGACCATGGTATGGGAGTCGTCATTGGTGAGACGGCGATTCTCGGGGATGGCTGTTTGATTTATCAGGGTGTTACCCTCGGCGGAACCGGCAAGGAAACCGGCAAACGTCACCCCACCCTCGGCGAAGGAGTCGTTGTGGGAGCCGGGGCCAAGGTGCTGGGCAATCTACAAATCGGTCATAATGTTCGCATTGGCGCTGGCTCGGTGGTGCTGCGGGATGTCCCCTCCGATTGTACGGTGGTGGGGGTTCCTGGGCGCGTGGTGTACCGCTCTGGGGTGCGTGTGAATCCCCTCGAACATGGACAACTCCCCGACTCTGAGGCCCAGGTGATTCGGACGCTAGTCGATCGCATTCAAGCCCTGGAGAAACACGTTGAAATGCTAGAACAACAGGGACGATTCGCCTATCAGCAGTTGGAGAAAGTCGGGGCTGTCGCGGCTCCCAATTGTGACCTGAGTGAGCATACGATTCAAGAATTTTTAGATGGGGCCGGGATTTAG
- a CDS encoding ion transporter gives MAHLRSLKFRVAKILDMAEPDDRLGKFLDLFILGLIFLNAIAVALETVKPLFETYFLAFRRFEQFTVFVFTIEYVLRVWSCTVIPKYRHSIWGRLKFICTPLAIIDLLAILPFFISLYVPLFFPQFRMGRTIRLIRFVRVFKLHRYTESLSILIRVYRLKKEELFLTFFVLTVLLFMSSTLIYFAEHSAQPDVFSSIPAAIWWGTITLTTVGYGDVYPVTVLGRILGGTLAVLGIGLFALPAGILASGFSEELAARKAQRRGSDVIICPHCGQDINSPPHYRETESGGLEDD, from the coding sequence ATGGCTCATCTGCGATCGCTCAAGTTTCGAGTGGCTAAGATTCTCGACATGGCTGAGCCAGACGACCGCCTGGGCAAGTTCCTCGATTTGTTCATTCTCGGCTTGATTTTTCTCAATGCGATCGCCGTTGCCCTGGAAACCGTTAAACCCTTATTTGAAACCTACTTCCTGGCGTTCCGCCGCTTTGAACAGTTTACGGTCTTCGTGTTCACGATTGAATATGTGTTGAGGGTCTGGAGTTGTACAGTTATCCCCAAATATCGCCATTCTATCTGGGGCAGGCTTAAATTTATTTGTACTCCCTTAGCCATTATTGACTTGCTGGCGATTTTGCCCTTTTTTATATCTTTATACGTTCCCTTATTTTTCCCACAGTTCCGTATGGGCAGAACCATACGCTTGATTCGCTTCGTGCGGGTTTTTAAATTACATCGATATACCGAGTCACTATCAATTTTAATTCGTGTCTATCGACTCAAAAAAGAAGAGCTATTTCTTACCTTTTTTGTCTTGACGGTCCTCCTCTTTATGTCCTCAACCTTAATTTATTTTGCTGAACATTCCGCCCAGCCAGACGTATTTTCCAGTATTCCAGCGGCCATCTGGTGGGGAACCATTACCTTAACCACTGTTGGCTATGGAGATGTGTACCCCGTCACCGTTCTGGGGCGAATTCTGGGGGGAACCCTAGCCGTATTGGGAATTGGCTTATTTGCGCTCCCTGCGGGGATTTTAGCCTCAGGTTTTTCAGAGGAACTCGCAGCCCGAAAAGCACAAAGACGGGGCAGTGATGTGATTATTTGCCCCCATTGTGGCCAAGACATCAATAGTCCCCCTCACTACCGAGAAACGGAGTCTGGGGGACTAGAGGACGATTAA
- the hpnH gene encoding adenosyl-hopene transferase HpnH, translated as MAIQIQQAVAVGKYLVEQRLKGRKKFPLVLMLEPLYRCNLACSGCGKIQHPTEILKRNLTPDQCFTAVEECGAPVVSIPGGEPLLHPQIDEIVAGLVQRKKFIYLCTNAILLEKSLAKFTPSPYLTFSVHLDGLREKHDDCVDRKGVFDIAVNAIKAAKAKGFRVTTNTTVFEGTDPREMQNFFDFLTELGVDGMMVSPGYSYEKAPDQDNFLKREQTKALFREILAPFKAGKKNWDFNHNPLFLDFLMGDKDYECTPWGSPSYSVLGWQKPCYLLDEGHYDSFNELMESTDWSQYGRKSGNPKCADCMVHCGYEPTAAMDAMEPANVVRSLGSVFGMAR; from the coding sequence ATGGCGATTCAAATTCAACAGGCCGTTGCGGTGGGGAAATATCTCGTGGAACAGCGGCTCAAAGGACGCAAAAAGTTCCCCCTAGTCTTAATGCTTGAACCCCTCTACCGCTGCAATTTAGCCTGTTCTGGCTGCGGTAAAATTCAACATCCCACGGAAATCCTCAAACGGAATCTAACCCCAGACCAATGTTTTACAGCGGTGGAGGAATGTGGCGCTCCCGTTGTTTCGATTCCGGGGGGAGAACCCTTATTACATCCCCAAATTGATGAAATTGTCGCCGGATTAGTCCAGCGCAAGAAATTCATCTATCTCTGCACCAATGCTATCCTTTTGGAAAAGAGCCTCGCCAAATTTACCCCATCTCCCTATCTAACCTTTAGTGTCCATCTCGATGGCTTGCGGGAGAAACACGATGACTGTGTGGACCGCAAAGGGGTCTTTGATATTGCCGTCAATGCTATCAAAGCCGCCAAAGCTAAGGGTTTCCGGGTGACCACCAACACCACGGTATTTGAAGGAACAGACCCTCGCGAGATGCAAAACTTTTTTGACTTCTTAACGGAGTTGGGCGTCGATGGGATGATGGTTTCTCCGGGCTACAGCTATGAGAAAGCCCCGGACCAAGATAACTTCTTGAAACGGGAACAGACGAAAGCCCTGTTTCGGGAAATTCTCGCACCCTTCAAAGCGGGCAAGAAAAACTGGGACTTTAATCACAATCCCCTGTTTTTAGACTTCTTGATGGGAGATAAGGACTATGAATGCACTCCCTGGGGCAGTCCGAGTTACAGTGTCTTGGGGTGGCAGAAGCCCTGTTATCTCCTGGATGAAGGTCATTATGACAGCTTCAACGAGTTGATGGAAAGCACCGATTGGAGTCAGTATGGCCGCAAGAGTGGCAACCCCAAATGTGCCGATTGTATGGTGCATTGTGGCTACGAACCCACCGCTGCTATGGATGCGATGGAACCGGCCAATGTGGTGCGTTCCCTCGGCAGTGTCTTCGGCATGGCCCGTTAG
- a CDS encoding S66 peptidase family protein, with the protein MHLRLLSPPCLQPGDTLHVIAPSGGLRESSTVEQGLQLWRDRGYHLVLTPGWDGRYGYLSGDDSQRRQRLYESFHDPEVKGILCLRGGYGATRLLENWHWGVHLPPKWLIGFSDITALLWSLSKEGVSGLHGPVLTTLAAEPDWSQERLFKWVSGRAIGPIQGQGWGGGSCVGRLFPGNLTVATHLMGTDHEPDLTGAILAFEDTGESPYRIDRLLTHWRMSGRFKHIAGIALGRFSGGDVPPGTPSFTMAEVLRDRLSDLTIPIVSDLPFGHDGVNAALPVGVVAELDGDAGTLNVTPYPDRYEITSP; encoded by the coding sequence ATGCACCTGCGTCTGTTAAGTCCCCCATGCCTCCAACCTGGAGACACCCTTCATGTCATTGCCCCTAGTGGGGGTCTGCGGGAATCCTCCACCGTCGAACAGGGATTGCAACTCTGGCGCGATCGCGGCTATCACCTAGTCCTCACCCCCGGCTGGGATGGGCGATATGGCTATCTCTCAGGGGACGACTCCCAACGACGACAACGACTCTATGAGAGTTTCCATGACCCCGAGGTAAAGGGCATTCTCTGTCTTCGCGGCGGCTACGGGGCCACACGACTCCTGGAAAACTGGCATTGGGGAGTGCATCTGCCCCCCAAATGGCTGATTGGTTTTTCTGACATTACAGCCTTGCTCTGGAGTCTCTCCAAAGAGGGAGTGTCGGGCCTCCATGGCCCTGTGCTAACAACCCTGGCCGCCGAACCCGATTGGTCTCAAGAGCGACTGTTTAAGTGGGTTTCCGGACGGGCGATCGGTCCCATACAAGGTCAAGGTTGGGGTGGGGGAAGTTGTGTGGGACGTTTATTTCCCGGCAATCTTACCGTCGCCACCCATCTCATGGGAACCGACCATGAACCGGACTTAACCGGAGCGATTCTGGCCTTTGAAGACACCGGCGAATCCCCCTATCGCATTGACCGTCTCCTCACCCATTGGCGGATGTCGGGGCGTTTTAAGCATATTGCCGGAATTGCTCTCGGCCGCTTTAGTGGCGGCGATGTCCCCCCCGGAACCCCCAGTTTCACCATGGCCGAGGTACTGCGCGATCGCCTCAGCGACCTAACAATTCCCATCGTCTCCGACCTCCCCTTCGGTCATGATGGCGTTAACGCGGCTCTCCCCGTGGGGGTGGTGGCTGAACTCGACGGGGACGCAGGAACCCTCAACGTCACCCCCTATCCTGATCGCTACGAAATCACGTCCCCCTAA
- the cobD gene encoding threonine-phosphate decarboxylase CobD, whose product MSDPPIHGGNLTWAAAFAGCPPEELLDFSANINPLGPPQSALEAIERTLGELRNYPDPHYGALRGAIAQSHKIDPAWVLPGNGAAELLTWAGLELSQCDRVLLPLPAFGDYGRALQTFGAKICPVSAWNQPLWQVSSREGLLVNNPHNPTGQLWPRWRLRAMLETAQLVVADEAFMDFLEPNHQESLIDWVTEFPNLVVLRSLTKFYSLPGLRLGYAVSNPERLRRWQGWRDSWPVNVLAAAAGTAVLADTAFQQRTYQWLKPAKQKLWDAINEIPGLSADWGAANFLLVRTRMPGDQLQRLLLREQRIFVRDCLSFQELGDRFIRIAVKRPQENRRLVSALEVIFDSNQYT is encoded by the coding sequence ATGAGCGATCCCCCAATTCATGGTGGAAATTTGACTTGGGCTGCGGCCTTCGCGGGATGCCCACCCGAGGAACTTTTAGACTTTTCCGCCAATATCAATCCCCTAGGACCCCCTCAGTCTGCCCTTGAGGCAATTGAAAGGACATTGGGGGAGCTGCGGAACTATCCTGATCCGCACTATGGGGCCTTACGGGGGGCGATCGCCCAAAGTCATAAGATTGACCCAGCCTGGGTGTTACCGGGCAATGGGGCGGCAGAATTATTGACTTGGGCGGGGTTAGAACTGTCCCAATGCGATCGCGTTCTCTTGCCCCTCCCGGCCTTTGGTGACTATGGTCGTGCCCTCCAGACCTTTGGAGCCAAAATCTGTCCAGTATCAGCCTGGAATCAACCCCTTTGGCAGGTCAGTTCTCGGGAAGGACTGCTCGTGAATAATCCCCATAACCCCACCGGACAACTGTGGCCCCGTTGGCGTTTACGAGCTATGTTGGAAACGGCCCAGTTAGTGGTGGCCGATGAGGCCTTTATGGATTTTCTAGAACCGAACCATCAGGAAAGCCTGATTGATTGGGTGACGGAATTTCCCAATTTGGTGGTGTTGCGATCGCTCACCAAGTTTTACAGTCTGCCGGGCCTGCGACTGGGTTATGCTGTCTCCAATCCTGAGCGGTTGCGACGCTGGCAAGGCTGGCGAGATTCTTGGCCCGTTAATGTCTTAGCGGCGGCGGCTGGAACTGCCGTTTTAGCCGATACGGCGTTTCAGCAGCGTACCTATCAATGGTTGAAACCGGCTAAACAGAAACTCTGGGACGCCATTAATGAGATTCCTGGATTGTCGGCGGATTGGGGGGCAGCGAATTTTCTCCTGGTGAGAACTAGGATGCCTGGAGATCAGTTACAACGGTTATTGTTGCGGGAACAGCGAATTTTTGTGCGGGATTGTCTGAGCTTCCAGGAATTGGGCGATCGCTTTATTCGCATTGCCGTCAAACGCCCCCAAGAAAATCGCCGTTTGGTCTCTGCCCTAGAGGTAATTTTCGATTCTAACCAGTACACTTGA
- the cbiB gene encoding adenosylcobinamide-phosphate synthase CbiB, producing MSDMALDDGAIALLIFLASLLLDYLLGDPWHWLHPVQVMGWVISAYTETALRLTQSPPLLRLLGVGLTLLMLLGSGGVAWGMIALGGWIHPGLAGAIAIVLFASCLAGRSLRQAAEDVLAPVLQGDIEGARQRLKNYVGRDTEDLSESEILRAVLETVAENTVDGGTAPLFYGIVGSIVSPGGAAVVALAYKSVSTLDSMIGYKRSPYRDIGWCSARTEDVLTWLPCRLTVLTIALLSGHPRRLWGQCHEQGQLDPSPNSGWSECAYAMALGVQLGGENRYQGVVTEKPRLGKPDREITASVVQEALGLTRRLLVWGALIGVWWIWAHYRFG from the coding sequence ATGAGTGATATGGCCCTCGACGATGGGGCGATCGCCCTGCTGATTTTCCTGGCCTCCCTCCTCCTCGACTATCTTCTGGGAGACCCTTGGCATTGGCTGCATCCGGTGCAAGTCATGGGTTGGGTCATTTCTGCCTATACCGAGACGGCCTTGCGTCTGACGCAATCGCCGCCCCTGTTACGACTGCTGGGGGTGGGGTTAACCTTGCTGATGCTATTGGGAAGTGGAGGGGTAGCTTGGGGGATGATAGCTCTAGGAGGCTGGATTCATCCGGGATTGGCGGGGGCGATCGCCATAGTTCTCTTCGCCTCCTGTCTAGCCGGACGCAGTTTACGCCAGGCCGCCGAAGATGTCTTAGCCCCAGTTCTCCAAGGAGATATCGAGGGGGCCCGGCAACGGTTAAAAAACTATGTGGGACGGGATACGGAAGACCTGAGCGAGTCGGAAATCTTACGGGCCGTTTTGGAGACGGTAGCAGAAAATACGGTGGATGGGGGGACTGCTCCGTTATTCTACGGAATTGTTGGGTCAATCGTATCTCCAGGGGGCGCGGCAGTGGTCGCTCTTGCCTACAAATCCGTTAGCACCCTGGATTCCATGATTGGCTATAAACGTTCTCCCTATCGTGATATCGGCTGGTGCAGCGCGCGCACCGAGGATGTTTTAACCTGGCTTCCCTGTCGCTTAACTGTCCTGACTATCGCCCTGCTCTCGGGCCATCCCCGTCGCCTCTGGGGACAATGTCACGAGCAAGGCCAACTCGATCCCAGTCCCAACTCCGGTTGGAGTGAATGCGCCTATGCTATGGCGTTGGGGGTCCAGTTGGGAGGAGAGAATCGCTATCAAGGAGTGGTGACGGAGAAACCCCGATTGGGAAAACCAGACCGCGAGATTACAGCTTCTGTGGTGCAGGAGGCGTTGGGGTTAACCCGTCGTCTACTGGTCTGGGGGGCCCTCATAGGAGTATGGTGGATCTGGGCACATTACCGCTTCGGCTAG
- a CDS encoding HAD family hydrolase → MVLTAILFDLDGTLVNTDILHFSIWQDLLLDQGITIDRPFYDQFMVGHRNEAIVRDVLSHLPFEVGMELAQRKEALFRERGHQMQRLAGLDRLLDWLSQEGLATAVVTNAPRKNAEMMLTSLGLSDRFDTLIISEELPQGKPHPLPYQTALTQLGRESREAIAFEDTPLGIRSAVGAGVTTIGMATTHDPQVLQEAGAEFAIEDFTRKRLWTWLPQLRPSDPL, encoded by the coding sequence TTGGTACTCACTGCAATTCTCTTTGATCTCGATGGAACCCTCGTCAATACTGATATTTTGCATTTCAGCATTTGGCAAGACCTGCTCTTGGATCAGGGAATCACCATCGATCGCCCCTTCTATGACCAGTTTATGGTAGGTCATCGCAATGAGGCGATTGTTCGGGATGTCTTATCTCATCTGCCCTTTGAGGTGGGGATGGAACTAGCACAGCGTAAAGAAGCTTTGTTCCGGGAACGGGGCCATCAGATGCAACGGTTGGCGGGGTTGGATCGTCTTCTGGATTGGCTCTCTCAAGAGGGGTTAGCCACCGCTGTCGTCACCAATGCGCCCCGGAAAAATGCGGAGATGATGCTCACCTCCTTGGGATTGAGCGATCGCTTTGATACGCTCATTATCAGCGAGGAATTACCCCAGGGAAAACCCCATCCCTTGCCCTATCAAACAGCCTTAACCCAGCTAGGGCGAGAGTCCCGAGAGGCGATCGCCTTTGAAGATACTCCCTTGGGGATTCGCAGTGCCGTCGGGGCAGGAGTGACCACCATCGGCATGGCCACCACCCATGATCCCCAAGTGTTACAGGAGGCGGGGGCTGAATTTGCCATTGAGGACTTCACCCGGAAGCGTCTCTGGACCTGGTTACCCCAGTTGAGACCGTCAGACCCATTATGA